AATTTTCAAACCCGAAGAGTGCCCCCTTTGTAAAGAGGGGAGTATTGCACAAAAACCTGGTAGCAGAGGCAATTAAATATCATGAAATGGCGTGATGTCAAAAAGGGAAATATTCCTAAGAAAAAAGTACAAAATACCATCCCAAACATCGCTCCAATAGTCAATAGAATCAAAGCATTTTTAACCGATTCTTTCATGATATTTATGCCCATTTGTTATTTTGTCATTTATATTATCTTAGGCTCACGAGAAGCGTTTCAAACGCACATGCTCTATGGTTGGGCCTATGTCTTGATACCTCATTATATTATCACGACGCTATTTCTCTATTATAAGGGTCAAACTCCGGGTTACAAAGCCTATGAAATAAAACTGTTAACCCAACAAGGCAAGCCCGTCACATTGGGACAAATCAGCGGGAGGTATCTCCTTTTTACACTGAGTATCGCTATCTTTCCCCTGCTTTTTATACCATTTTTTCGCGGGGATAAAAAAATGCTTCATGATCTCATCACAAAGACTTATCCCGCTTCTATCGCTACAACGTAGATGAAACTATTTTTTAAAATTTCTTCTTTTTACTTTTTCTATTTTACGTTGGTTGCGATTTATATCATTTTTTTGCCAAAAATTCTGCAAACATTGGGATATAGTAGTTTTCAAATTGGCTTTATCTTTTCACTCGGCCCATTGATGCGATTTTTGTTGCCATTTTTCTTTTTGAACAAGATACAACTCACCTTAAAAATATTTTATGGTAGTTTGTTGCTATCGCTTATATCAGCACTTCTTTTTTATATTACCATACAAAATTGCTATCTTTTTATCATTCCTAACATTCTCCTTGGTGTCTCATTTGCCGTCATATTGCCTTATGTTGAAACCCATGCACTCACCTATCTCAAAAAGGAGAAATATGGCAAATCGAGACTTTATGGTTCACTAGGATTTATGTTGTGTGGATTAATCTTGGCGCGTGAACTCACAACCTATACTATCGGATTGCACTATTTTTTAATGGCGAGTATATTGGTCGTTATCTTTGGTTTTTCTATTGCAGCACAAGAGCGCACTGAGACAATGAAAGAGAAAAAAGAGGGTAAATTTGAATTCAAAAAAGCCATTTATATTTGGATTAGTCTGTTTTTATTACAAGTTGCTATGGGATTTTTTTATAATTTTTTTACGATATATGAAACGGCTCACGGCATCTCTTTAGAGACCGTCAGCTATTTGTGGACTTTTTCAATCATCTGTGAAATCATGATTTTTTATTTTCAATCTCCCCTCTTCCAAAAATTTAATCTCTTAATGATTATCAAAATCTCGCTGGTCATGACAATCATCCGGTGGTTGCTTTTGTATCTCTTTCCAGATTCCATCATGATATCGTACCTCTCACAATCACTTCATATCTTTAGTTTTGCATTAAATCACACCGCAGCGATTAGCTATCTTTATGCCACCTACGAGGACAAAAAGCTCTCCTCACAATTTTATTATGGATTTTCATTTGGATTAGGTGGATTTACAGGTTCGTTGATTGCAGGGTCTCTTTATGGTAAAAATCTCTTTTTATACGCCGCTCTTATTACCTTGGCTTCCTTAATATTTGTATTCTTTCAAAAAGACCAAAAACTTATTGAGCCAAAACAAAATTTCTAAAATAGATATTTTGCACATCAAAACCCAATGTTTGATAGATGAGTTTTTTGAGCTCTTTTTTATATGCTTCCCTCTCAGGCTCTCTCGAAAGCTGTGAACTATCCAATGAAGAGCTGTATCTGAGTATTAAATCTCTTACTTTTTTCATATTTTTTTCAAGCAAATCTTTATCCGCTTGATCTTTCATCTTAAAGGTCATATCCGCTTTCATATATCGATATTGTCCACTTTTTAGATTAATCAAAATCCCATCAAGTGCCACCTCTGTCGGGTCACTACCATAAGTAGAACGTTTCGACATATTTGATGTGGCTGAATGTCCAAATCCTCCAGAAAACGTCGCATTGACTTGTTTGCTTTTTTGAAAATATTGCACCATATAGTAGGCTACAAACACAAGAACGACAATTGTCACGGACACTTGCACAATTCTGATTTTCTTCATTTGAAAGCTCCAATAATAAATATTTTAGATTATTATATCATTTTTATTAATTAAGATAAAATTTATCCTATTTAGCTATAATTAAATAAATTTCAATATAAAGGTAAACAATGGCAACAACTAAATTCAAAGGCGAAGCTGTAGAATTATTAGGAACACAAATCAATGTCGGTGATAAAGCACCCGAAGTCACTGTCGTCAATGCAGATGGTCTTGGAGACGTAGTCGTTGGTGGCGCACAAGGTACCAAACAACTACTGATCGTCGTTCCATCACTAGATACTGGCGTCTGTGCCACAGAAACTCGTAACTTTAATGCTAAAGTTGCAGATCTTGAAGGTGTTAAACCAACCGTTATTTCTCTTGATCTTCCATTTGCATCAGGAAGATTCTGTTCTGCTGAGGGAATTGATAAATTAACCGTTACGTCTGATTTTAGAAATAAAGATTTTGCCAATGCTTATGGCGTTCTCTTAGGAGGTTCTGTTTTAGCAGGTGTTACCTGTCGTGCTATTTTTGTTATTGATGAAAAAGGTATCGTAACATATAAAGAAATCGTTCCTGAAATTACTGCTGAACCAGATTATGATGCAGCACTTGCGGCCGTAAAATAATCTTATAAACAAAGGAGACTCTTAGAAGTCTCCGCTTGCCCTACTCACACAAAACTTCAGAATTTTTATCATGATCTTTTGATGGGCTTGAATACAATCCAAACCCACCTCAAACACTCAAATTTTTACTTGGCAGCTCTTTTTCTTTTTGTTGGATCAAGGATGCGTTTTCTCATTCGGATATTAACCGGAGTGACTTCGACAAGTTCATCATTTTCAATCCATTCCAATGCTAATTCTAAATTCATCTTTCGAGGTGGAACCAATTTAATCGCTTCATCAGCACCACTACTTCTGACATTACTTTGAGCTTTTCCTTTGATAGGATTGACATCAAGGTCATTTGGACGTGAATGTTCTCCGATAATCATCCCGCCATACACTTTCACTTGTGGTTCGATAAATAAAGCACCACGATCTTGTAGATTAAAGAGGGAATATCCAAGAGCAACCCCATTTTCCATCGAAATCAATGCACCATTTTTTCGGTGTTCCACTTCACCACTTAATGGACGGAATTCCAAAAATGAATGGTTCATCACCCCTTCTCCTTTGGTGTCGGTCAAAAATTGCCCTCTAAAGCCGATCAATCCACGAGCTGGGATTTCAAATTCGATTCTGGTTTGTCCATCACCGGTAGGATTCATCGCTTTCATTTCTGCTTTTTTACGACCCAATTTCTCGATAACCGTACCGGTAAAATCATCAGGTACATCAACGACTAAGTGTTCGTATGGCTCAAGTTTGACACCATTTTCAACTTTAATGATAACTTCAGGGCGACCGAGTGAAAATTCAAAACCTTCACGTCTCATATTTTCAGCCAAGATTGTGATTTGTAACTCTCCTCTTCCTGAAACTTTAAATTTACCCTCACCTGCATTTTCATATCGCATGGCAATGTTAGTTTTCATCTCTGCATCAAGTCGTTCGTCCAGTTTGTTTGAAGTGACGTATTTTCCTTCTGTACCGGCAAATGGTGAATCATTAACACCAAACACAACAGAGAGCGTCGGCTCTTCAATATGGAGGACATCTAGTGGCATTGGATTATTAGGATCAACAACACTATCGCCTACATCTAAGGCTTCAAAACCTGCAATCGCTACAATATCACCACTCGTGGCTTCTTCAATATCCACACGATCTAAGCCTTTAAATCCAATAAGTTTTGATATTCTACCTTTGAGTTGCTCTCCATTTGCTTTGGCAAGCATTACGGTTTGGTTTCTTTTAATGGTACCATTAAAAATTCGTGCAATACCGATTTTTCCGACATAATTATCATAATCAAGCGTGAAGACTTGTACTTGCAGTGGATTTTCGACAGAACCGGTAGGAACAGGAACAGAATTTAAAATTGTTTCAAATAATGGTTCAAGATTTTTGTCTTCATCTTCCATATTATATTTTGCAAAACCCTCTTTTGCTGCAGCATACACTACTGGGAAATCAAGCTGTTCTTCAGATGCACCAAGAGCGACGAGAAGGTCAAAAACCTCATCGACAACACGATCTGGATCCGCTGCTGGTTTATCGATTTTGTTAATGACAACGATTGGTTTCAAGCCCAATGAGAGTGCTTTTTTGACCACGAATTTTGTCTGAGGCATGACCCCTTCTTGGGCATCAACAAGTAGCAAAACCCCATCAACCATTTTTAAAACACGTTCCACTTCTCCACCAAAATCGGCATGGCCGGGAGTGTCGATAATGTTAATTTTGTAGTGTTTATACATAATCGCTGTATTTTTAGAAAGGATGGTAATGCCTCTTTCTTTTTCAAGCGCATTGCTATCCATCACCCGTTCATCAACTTTTTGATGTTCCGTAAATGTTCCTGATTGTTTTAATAATTCATCAACTAATGTCGTTTTTCCATGATCAACGTGCGCTATAACAGCAATATTTCTAAATTCTTGCAAAAATTTCTCCTAATATTTGTCACTAACTTTTTTGATTATTAACTATGAGAGTTAGCATAAGGACGATATTATATCTAATTTTTTCAATAATCGCATATTTATCGTAAAAATAATAGAGATTTTATAAATGGAATGAATTTTGCTTTTGTAAATCTAAACATCATTCTGAGGATTGTAATGCAACGTTTAATATCAAAAGGAAGTCAAGGAATCAGTATCGTACCTTCTGCAAAAGCATTAGAAAAAGATACCACTTCTGTGGCGGATAAAACCGATACTAAAAACCTTTCCAAAGATTTTTTATCTATCCTTTTTGAACAAATCAAAACGACTGCAAAAAAATCAACCACAGAAGAAACCCTACTCCATCATGATACATCATCCATGGAGACAACAAACAGTAGTAACACCTCTTTAAAAAAACCATCAAAATCAAGCAGTGAGCTTTTATTAGGAGAGATTCTTAATATCATCAGCTCGCTGAAAGAAAACGATACCCAAGTGTCCTTTCCAAAATTTACAGATACCGTACAATCAATACTTCAAAAAACTGAAATTGCCAATACCTCAACACTCTTAAACGAAGTCAAAAACGTCAAAAATGTTACCGATTTGATTGACCTATCAAAAAAATACCAATTAGGTTTGGAACATATAAAATTAACCCACGAGAAAGTGGAAACCTTGCAAAAAGATTTTCCTAAACTCGATATCAAACAATTTTTTGAACTCACAAATCAAACAAATCAAACAGAGAAAAAAGTAGCGTTGAAAACGACAACGCATACGACAACAACGCAACAAACGCAACACATGACAGATACAAAAAAGATAGAACCAACAGAAAAACCTTTAACGCGTGTATCAATCACGACAAAGCAATCCCAGCATATCGTTCAAAATCATATCAAAGAAAGCGTGAGTAGTCCACTAGCACAAAGTTTACAAATCTTGCGGGATACCTCAAAACCTCATGTCCAAATCACGCAGCAATCCTTGCAAGAAACAACATCAAAAAGCACAAAAACACCCAAAAATATATTGCAAACCTTACTCCGTCACAGTGAAGATATAAAGCAACCTATTGCTGTTTCAAATCATCCAAAAGAAAACATGACAACCACTAAAGAGCATACGGCTTTTATGGTCTTTAACAAAGATCATGAAAATACAATAAAATCTCATGAGACTGTTAAAATTTCTGATTATTTAAAACCATCAGAAACATCGACACCAAAGCAATCTAGCTCAACACAAAATACCCAACAAAATGACCATAAAACTCTCACTTATGCTAGTAAAAATATTCAAGATATTGTAAAGCCATCAGAAGCAACACTCAGTAAAATACCCGCTCATGATGTTCAAAATAAACAAAAAATAACGCAAGAAGCAGTCGTGACAAAACCACCCGTTGATGCTTTGCTATCACAACATGTGAACAGTAAACCACATATCACAATCAATACCGATATGCTCAACGCTTTAGCATTGCGTACAACACAAATGTCACAAACGACATCTCACACACAGACTCAAGATAAAAAAGTTGAACCACTTAGTGGTGACAAACTAGGCTCCGTGAAGATTGATATTAAAAATCACATTCCCCAAGAGATAAGCAAAACAGACAAAGCGCTCCCACTAAGAGAGAGTTTCAATCAATTTGCATCTGATTTAAAAGAGAAAATGGAACACTACAAGCCACCGATTATGAAATTGCAACTCTCTTTAAATCCAAAAAATTTAGGCAGTGTTGATGTGACCTTACTGCATCGCGGTAATAATTTGCATGTTAATATTACATCCAACACCAATACAATGGCACTATTTACACAAAACCAAACGGAATTTAAAAATTCGCTTGTTTCTATGGGATTTTCAAATTTGGAGATGAATTTTTCAGATCAAGGTCAAAGTAAACACGACCAAGGAAAACAAGGCAATAAACAACAAAGAAGCACTTTTGAAAGTATTCAAAATCAATCAAGCCATGATGGCACATTGGAACTCATCGTTCCACAATATGTATAAAGGATAACAAATGGCAACCAGTACAATAACAGCAGATACCACAGGCTTAACCGGGGTTAGTAGCACATTAAACAGTGCTAGCAGCAGTAGCTCTACAACGGCAACCAATCCAAATTCAGTACTTGATAAAGATTCATTTATGACCCTGCTGTTGACCGAATTGCAATATCAAGATCCAACCAGTCCTATGGATACAGAAAAAATCTTGACCCAAACATCACAACTGGCAACACTAGAATCTGCCGACAATACAAACGCGGCATTGGCAGAATTAACCACACAACTTAGTAATTCACAAAATTACAATGCCATATCAGCAATCGGCAAGATGGCAAGTCTTGGCAGTAATACTATCTCACTTCCCGATAGTGGTGGAACACAATTTGATGTCTATTTTCCTAATGAAATTGAATCAGGGACCCTTACCATTAGTGACTTAAATGGCAATATTGTCAAATCTGTTGATTTGTCTAATCAAGCAGGCAATGCTGGAAATATTTCTTTTAACTGGGATGGAACAGATTCAATGGGTAAAGCGCTCCCTGCAGGGAGTTACAGCGTTACTGCTGATTATACTGATGCTTCAGGTGCAGCGATGCAAACACAATATGGTATCTTTCCGGTTGACTCAGTAAAATATGATTCAGGAACGGTTACTATGAAATTAGGAAATTCCTATGTTCCAATGAGTAATATCAAAGAGTTTTTTTAACATATTCAATGTTTTAATCAAAGGAAATCACACATGAATACATCATTTTATAATGGCTTATCCGGTCTCAACTCATTTCAATCAGGAGTTGACGTTTTAGCCGATAATATTGCCAATGTCAACACCGTAGGATTTAAAGGAAGTAGTGCAGAATTTTCCACGGTGTTTTCAAAAGCTTTATCTTCCAACGGGATGGAAGTATCTAATGAAATCGGCATGGGGTCAACGCTTGATGCCACTGCATTAGATACCTCACAAGGTGCCCTTCAGACAACGGATAATGTTTTTGATTTGGCATTAAATTCTGAAGGATGGTTTGGTGTTCAAAACAGTAGCAATCAAATAAATTATACAAGATCTGGCTCTTTTGATGTTGATGCATCTGGATATTTGACTGACGCAAGTGGTAACTATCTTTTGGGAACGCTGGGTAATAACATCACACCAACAACGCTAGATCAAGCGACACGTGATGCTTATGGCTCAACCCTCGGTGATTCCTCTCTCTCTTTGGCAGATGCTTATGCTATATCAAATATTGATGATATTCCTCTAGGAAGTGTCTCCTCACAATCAAAAATACAATTACCAGATTTGCTTTATTTTCCAGCATCTCCGACAACAAATGTCTCCTATCATGCCAATTTAGACCCGACTATCACCCTCGATAATTTGGGTCAAGAAATTCCGAATGTTGAACATTTTTCCTCAACGGTTATCTCCCCATCTGGTGAGAATGGAACCTTGGATATGACATTTACCAAAAGAGTGCCCCAGCCAACCACAGGTACTACCTGGGATGCAGATATCAAAATATTAGGGCCTGCACAAACCTATGATGCGACATCAACTTATGATCCAACACAATATGATATCGATGCCGCTGCCAAAAAAGTTTATCCGATTGTTGATTCTAAAACGGGTGTGTTAACATTTGATTCTGATGGGAAATTATCAAGTTCAACAGTTCCTGTATTGTCCAATGGTGGGGTTCCTCTGACCCTTGATTTAGGAGCAGTAGGCACGTATGATGGACTCTTTTCAAGCGCTGATTTCAGCACAGGAAGTTCTGAAAAGCATGATGGTTATGAAGATGGATTATTAAAAGATTATGGCATGGATAACAATGGCAATGTCGTTGCTGAATTTACCAATGGGAAAAGCATTCCTATTGCAAAAATTGCCGTGTATCATTTTCAAAATGATCAAGGATTAGAACAAGTAGGAAATAGCCTCTTTAGTGCTTCACAAAACAGTGGTAATCCTATCTTTTATACTGATAGTAGTGGTAAGCCCATCTTAGGCAGTCAAATCAGTTCCAAGAAACTTGAAAGTAGCAATGTAAGTCTTTCTACTGCACTCACAGAGCTTATTGTCATGCAAAAAGCATTTGATGCCAGTTCTAAAAGTATCACAACCAGTGATGAGTTAATCCAAAATGCGATTAATATGAAAAAGTAGGAACAATTTTTGCTTTCTAGGTTTTAAAGTATTAAATTCTCGACTTTAGTCAATGAATTTATCAGGAATTTATTTCCTCGCCAAGATGAAGTTAAATAAAAAGTTCTCGACACAGTCGTAGCTTTAGTAGCGCGTGAATTGGTTAGGAATTTATTTCCTCACCAAAATGATAGTTAAATAAAAAGGATTTAGAGATGATGAGATCACTTTGGGCCGGCGTATCCGGACTACAAGCACACCAAGTCGCGATGGATGTTGAAGGTAATAATATTGCCAATGTCAATACGGCAGGTTTTAAATACAGTAGGGTTAATTTTTCAGATTTATTAAGTCAAACATCACAAATTGCCACCGCACCACAAGGTGAACTTGGAGGTCAAAATCCAACACAAGTAGGACTAGGTACTCAAGTCAGCTCTATTACTAAAATTTTTAAACAAGGCTCTGTTGAAACGACTGATAAAAATACCGACCTTGCTATACAAAATGATGGATTTTTTGTTGTCTCTCCTGATGGTGGTAAAACTGATAAATTTACAAGAAATGGTGACTTTGTTTTTGATGCGGATGGAAATTTTGTAGATAGCAATGGATATATTGTTCAAGGATGGCTACAAGATACCGATACCAAACAAATCGATACCAACGCCCCGATACAAAATATTACGATTGACCCAGGAATGACAACTCCCGCCAATCCTACTTCAAGTGTTACGATTAAAGCGAATTTAAATTCCGGTCCTTCTGTCACGAACAAATCCTTGATTTATCAACTTGATTCCACAGGAGCCAATACCGATGGCAATAAAGAAGTCGCAGCAGGAGCACCTTCTGCTTTAGATGTAGGAACCTTATTTGATGAAACCGGTACCTCTCTTGCTTTAAAAGATGGGGATAATTTTAGTTTAATATTTGATAATGGAACACCCGTTACTACGACGTTTACTTATGGTACTGGCGCGGGTGATTTTCAAACGACAGAAGATTTGCGAAGTCAAATCCAAGCAGCTATTAGTGCCCAAAGTACTGGTGCAACAGCAACAGTTAACTCATCAGGAAAATTTGAAATTACAAATCCTACCGGTGGTTCTTCTTTGCAAGTCAGTGTTGTTGCAGGCAGTCAAAATAATCAAAACCTTTTAGATATCATGAGCCCTCTTCAAGGAACCATACCTGCAGATGGCAGCACAAAAATAACACAATCACTTTACTCAGCAACGCACTCATCAAGTATTGATATTTATGATTCATTGGGAACAAAACATACCCTGCAAACCAATTTTAGAAAAATATCACAAGATAGTAGTAATTCAACATGGGAAATGGTGATATCCGTCCCTGACCCTGGTGAAATCAGTACTCTTGCTCCTAAAAATTATCTTGCTACTCAGATTACTTTTAACTCTGATGGCTCACTTGCCACACCTTCCTCTTTAAGTATTAACTATACGGGAAATAATGGTTCAACAGGCAATCAAACCATTTCATTGCAAATGGGAACTTCCAATCAATTTGATGGAATGACCAGTTTTGATGCGACATCTTCTACTACCAATCTAACCCAAGATGGCTATACTGGTGGAAATTTAACCGGTATTAAGATAGATGAAACAGGAACATTAATCGGAAGTTTTAGTAATGGTCGAAGTTTTGGCTTGGCGCAAGTTGCCATGGCCAGTTTTGCAAATAATCAAGGGTTAGAGAGTGTTGGTAATGGTACTTATATTCAAACCTCAAACTCAGGTGATCCTATCATCGGACAAGCAAATACCGGAACTAGAGGAAGCGTACAAGCGAGCTCACTTGAGATGAGTAATGTCGATTTAAGTCGAAGTTTGACACAATTAATCGTCGTACAAAGAGGTTTTCAAGCCAATTCTAAAACCATCACCACCTCAGATCAAATGCTCCAAACACTACTACAACTAAAATCATAATATTTTGATATAATTAGCCCTAAAAATAGATAGGGCTAATTATGAAAGTAACACTACAACAACATACATCACTAGAAGTTTGTGCTAGCGCCATCAGAACCTGTTGGCAAAGTTTTGATAAAAGCGACAATGGCGGCGAAAAAGATCGAGAACTCATTGATCGAGTGGGTAATAAATTCAAACACGCTTCTACATTAGAACATCTTGTTTATACTTTTTATATCCAAGGTATTTCAAGAGCACTGCTACAAGAGCTTGCACGACACCGAATTGCTTCTTTGTCTGTCAAAAGCACGCGTTATACCCTAAAAGAATTAAAAGCTGAGGAATGCTTTGTGAGTGGAGATTTTGATCGCGCAGAAAAATACCTCGTCTTAACCGGTGTTGAGATGGTCGATAATATGAGTATTGCCGCACTTGAAAATCTAAGATTGGTTTTAAAAGAGGGAATTAGCAATGATAAAGCGAAGTATTGTTTACCGGAGAGTTACAAAACAGAACTCACCTGGACCATCAATGCCAGAAGTTTGCAAAATTTCATCAATCTAAGAAGTAGTAAATCTGCTCTTTGGGAAATACAAAATTTAGCACAAGAATTGTATGAAAACCTACCAAGTGATCACCAATATCTTTTTACATGTGCTAAACTCTAATACTGTTAGAATAGGTTAGTGCTATGGCAATAGCATCCGTGATATCAAGTGGTTTTATCTCTTTTTTAATACCTAAGATACGTTTGACCATAAAAGCCACTTGCTCTTTTGAAGCCTTTCCATTGCCGGTGACTGCTTTTTTCACTTGTAAGGGAGTAAATTCGTGAAAATTTCCAAATTCCTGGAGGATTTTTAAGCTCAATGCACCCCTAAATTGCGCGAGTTTGAGCACTGTTTGTGGGTTATACGCATAAAAAATATCTTCAATCACAACGGCATCTATTTTATGGTTTTTAAAGATAATATCCAAGCCTTCTACTAACTCAATAATTTGGTGTTGTAAAATCTTTTCTTTTATTTTTATCAGTCCTGCCTCTATCAAATTGGTACTTGTTTTTTCTTTGTTTAAAATGGCATAGCCACAATTTCTTGTCCCCGGATCGATGCCCATTATAATCATTTTTATCCCTTTTTTCACATATTTATTCACAGTGTGAAAAACTTATTTCACATTTTAACATGTTCATTTG
This genomic window from Sulfurospirillum sp. 1612 contains:
- the tpx gene encoding thiol peroxidase, which codes for MATTKFKGEAVELLGTQINVGDKAPEVTVVNADGLGDVVVGGAQGTKQLLIVVPSLDTGVCATETRNFNAKVADLEGVKPTVISLDLPFASGRFCSAEGIDKLTVTSDFRNKDFANAYGVLLGGSVLAGVTCRAIFVIDEKGIVTYKEIVPEITAEPDYDAALAAVK
- a CDS encoding FlgD immunoglobulin-like domain containing protein; amino-acid sequence: MATSTITADTTGLTGVSSTLNSASSSSSTTATNPNSVLDKDSFMTLLLTELQYQDPTSPMDTEKILTQTSQLATLESADNTNAALAELTTQLSNSQNYNAISAIGKMASLGSNTISLPDSGGTQFDVYFPNEIESGTLTISDLNGNIVKSVDLSNQAGNAGNISFNWDGTDSMGKALPAGSYSVTADYTDASGAAMQTQYGIFPVDSVKYDSGTVTMKLGNSYVPMSNIKEFF
- the typA gene encoding translational GTPase TypA, coding for MQEFRNIAVIAHVDHGKTTLVDELLKQSGTFTEHQKVDERVMDSNALEKERGITILSKNTAIMYKHYKINIIDTPGHADFGGEVERVLKMVDGVLLLVDAQEGVMPQTKFVVKKALSLGLKPIVVINKIDKPAADPDRVVDEVFDLLVALGASEEQLDFPVVYAAAKEGFAKYNMEDEDKNLEPLFETILNSVPVPTGSVENPLQVQVFTLDYDNYVGKIGIARIFNGTIKRNQTVMLAKANGEQLKGRISKLIGFKGLDRVDIEEATSGDIVAIAGFEALDVGDSVVDPNNPMPLDVLHIEEPTLSVVFGVNDSPFAGTEGKYVTSNKLDERLDAEMKTNIAMRYENAGEGKFKVSGRGELQITILAENMRREGFEFSLGRPEVIIKVENGVKLEPYEHLVVDVPDDFTGTVIEKLGRKKAEMKAMNPTGDGQTRIEFEIPARGLIGFRGQFLTDTKGEGVMNHSFLEFRPLSGEVEHRKNGALISMENGVALGYSLFNLQDRGALFIEPQVKVYGGMIIGEHSRPNDLDVNPIKGKAQSNVRSSGADEAIKLVPPRKMNLELALEWIENDELVEVTPVNIRMRKRILDPTKRKRAAK
- a CDS encoding RDD family protein, with protein sequence MKWRDVKKGNIPKKKVQNTIPNIAPIVNRIKAFLTDSFMIFMPICYFVIYIILGSREAFQTHMLYGWAYVLIPHYIITTLFLYYKGQTPGYKAYEIKLLTQQGKPVTLGQISGRYLLFTLSIAIFPLLFIPFFRGDKKMLHDLITKTYPASIATT
- a CDS encoding MFS transporter, with the translated sequence MKLFFKISSFYFFYFTLVAIYIIFLPKILQTLGYSSFQIGFIFSLGPLMRFLLPFFFLNKIQLTLKIFYGSLLLSLISALLFYITIQNCYLFIIPNILLGVSFAVILPYVETHALTYLKKEKYGKSRLYGSLGFMLCGLILARELTTYTIGLHYFLMASILVVIFGFSIAAQERTETMKEKKEGKFEFKKAIYIWISLFLLQVAMGFFYNFFTIYETAHGISLETVSYLWTFSIICEIMIFYFQSPLFQKFNLLMIIKISLVMTIIRWLLLYLFPDSIMISYLSQSLHIFSFALNHTAAISYLYATYEDKKLSSQFYYGFSFGLGGFTGSLIAGSLYGKNLFLYAALITLASLIFVFFQKDQKLIEPKQNF
- a CDS encoding flagellar basal body-associated FliL family protein, with product MKKIRIVQVSVTIVVLVFVAYYMVQYFQKSKQVNATFSGGFGHSATSNMSKRSTYGSDPTEVALDGILINLKSGQYRYMKADMTFKMKDQADKDLLEKNMKKVRDLILRYSSSLDSSQLSREPEREAYKKELKKLIYQTLGFDVQNIYFRNFVLAQ
- a CDS encoding flagellar hook protein FlgE, which codes for MNTSFYNGLSGLNSFQSGVDVLADNIANVNTVGFKGSSAEFSTVFSKALSSNGMEVSNEIGMGSTLDATALDTSQGALQTTDNVFDLALNSEGWFGVQNSSNQINYTRSGSFDVDASGYLTDASGNYLLGTLGNNITPTTLDQATRDAYGSTLGDSSLSLADAYAISNIDDIPLGSVSSQSKIQLPDLLYFPASPTTNVSYHANLDPTITLDNLGQEIPNVEHFSSTVISPSGENGTLDMTFTKRVPQPTTGTTWDADIKILGPAQTYDATSTYDPTQYDIDAAAKKVYPIVDSKTGVLTFDSDGKLSSSTVPVLSNGGVPLTLDLGAVGTYDGLFSSADFSTGSSEKHDGYEDGLLKDYGMDNNGNVVAEFTNGKSIPIAKIAVYHFQNDQGLEQVGNSLFSASQNSGNPIFYTDSSGKPILGSQISSKKLESSNVSLSTALTELIVMQKAFDASSKSITTSDELIQNAINMKK
- a CDS encoding flagellar hook-basal body complex protein, which translates into the protein MMRSLWAGVSGLQAHQVAMDVEGNNIANVNTAGFKYSRVNFSDLLSQTSQIATAPQGELGGQNPTQVGLGTQVSSITKIFKQGSVETTDKNTDLAIQNDGFFVVSPDGGKTDKFTRNGDFVFDADGNFVDSNGYIVQGWLQDTDTKQIDTNAPIQNITIDPGMTTPANPTSSVTIKANLNSGPSVTNKSLIYQLDSTGANTDGNKEVAAGAPSALDVGTLFDETGTSLALKDGDNFSLIFDNGTPVTTTFTYGTGAGDFQTTEDLRSQIQAAISAQSTGATATVNSSGKFEITNPTGGSSLQVSVVAGSQNNQNLLDIMSPLQGTIPADGSTKITQSLYSATHSSSIDIYDSLGTKHTLQTNFRKISQDSSNSTWEMVISVPDPGEISTLAPKNYLATQITFNSDGSLATPSSLSINYTGNNGSTGNQTISLQMGTSNQFDGMTSFDATSSTTNLTQDGYTGGNLTGIKIDETGTLIGSFSNGRSFGLAQVAMASFANNQGLESVGNGTYIQTSNSGDPIIGQANTGTRGSVQASSLEMSNVDLSRSLTQLIVVQRGFQANSKTITTSDQMLQTLLQLKS
- the fliK gene encoding flagellar hook-length control protein FliK, with translation MQRLISKGSQGISIVPSAKALEKDTTSVADKTDTKNLSKDFLSILFEQIKTTAKKSTTEETLLHHDTSSMETTNSSNTSLKKPSKSSSELLLGEILNIISSLKENDTQVSFPKFTDTVQSILQKTEIANTSTLLNEVKNVKNVTDLIDLSKKYQLGLEHIKLTHEKVETLQKDFPKLDIKQFFELTNQTNQTEKKVALKTTTHTTTTQQTQHMTDTKKIEPTEKPLTRVSITTKQSQHIVQNHIKESVSSPLAQSLQILRDTSKPHVQITQQSLQETTSKSTKTPKNILQTLLRHSEDIKQPIAVSNHPKENMTTTKEHTAFMVFNKDHENTIKSHETVKISDYLKPSETSTPKQSSSTQNTQQNDHKTLTYASKNIQDIVKPSEATLSKIPAHDVQNKQKITQEAVVTKPPVDALLSQHVNSKPHITINTDMLNALALRTTQMSQTTSHTQTQDKKVEPLSGDKLGSVKIDIKNHIPQEISKTDKALPLRESFNQFASDLKEKMEHYKPPIMKLQLSLNPKNLGSVDVTLLHRGNNLHVNITSNTNTMALFTQNQTEFKNSLVSMGFSNLEMNFSDQGQSKHDQGKQGNKQQRSTFESIQNQSSHDGTLELIVPQYV